The DNA segment CCCTGACCGAGGAGCAGATCAGCGAATCCGGGGTCTCTGCCGGTGTGCTGGTGACGCAGGTGGTCGAGGGCCCCGCGGCGCGCGCCGGTTTGCGCAAGGGCGACGTCATCCTGAGCGTCGACAACAAGACGGTCGAGGACGTCAAGCAGTTCAATGGCATGATCGACGCGTTGCCACCCGGCAAGACCATCGCGGTGCTGGTGCAGCGTGGCGGTAGCCCGACCTTCCTGGCACTCAGGGTGCCGGGTGACGGCTGAGCTGTCGGCGATCCCGTGCCGCACGCGTTCACCGTCTACGTGCGCCGGGGCTGCCATCTCTGTAGCGACATGACGCAGGCGCTCGAGCGCCTGCGTCATGAGCTCGGTTTTTCCTACACCACGGTCGACATCGACCGCGATCCCGCCCTGGCCAGCCGTTACGGGACACGGGTGCCGGTGCTGGTCGGGGACGGGGAGGAGCTCTGCTACTACTTCCTGGAGGAGGAACGGCTGCGCGCGCATTGCGGGCCTGCCGCGTCGCGTGCGCGTGAGTGACTTGCCGCAGGCTTGCTGTATAATCCCGAACCTTTCAGGCAATCAGTAACTTGTGGGATACGCCAGCGCGTACCCGGGGAGTTCCCGCAGCACCGCCGGCCGGGCCCCGGCCGCTGCTGACCAGCAGCCATGACCGACAACCAGCACATCCGCAATTTTTCGATCATCGCCCATATCGATCACGGCAAGTCGACGCTGGCGGACCGTTTCATCCAGATCTGCGGGGCGCTCAGCGAGCGCGAGATGGCGGAGCAGGTGCTGGACTCGATGGATCTGGAGCGCGAGCGCGGCATCACCATCAAGGCGCAAAGCGTGTCCCTGAACTACACGGCGCGCTCCGGCGTGGTGTACGAGCTCAACCTGATCGACACACCCGGCCACGTGGATTTTTCCTACGAGGTGTCACGCTCGCTGGCCGCCTGCGAGGGCGCCCTGCTGGTGGTCGACGCGGCGCAGGGCGTGGAGGCGCAGAGTGTGGCGAATTGCTATACCGCCATCGATCTGAACCTCGAGGTGGTGCCGGTGCTGAACAAGATCGACCTGCCGGCAGCGGAGCCGGAGCGGGTGATCCGCGAGATCGAGGAGATCATCGGCCTCGATGCGCATGACGCCGTGCGCTGCAGCGCCAAGACCGGTGCCGGCGTTGAGGACGTGCTGGAGGAGGTGGTGCGGCGCATCCCGCCGCCGGCCGGCAATTCCGACGCGCCGCTGAAAGCCCTGATCATCGATTCCTGGTTCGACAACTACGTCGGCGTCATCTCGCTGATCCGGGTGATGGACGGTCGTCTGACAAAACGCGACAAGATCCGCGTGATGTCGACCGGGCGCGGTTTCCAGGTCGAGCGGCTCGGCGTGTTCACGCCGAAGCAGACCGACCGCGACCT comes from the Pseudomonadota bacterium genome and includes:
- a CDS encoding glutaredoxin family protein; protein product: MPHAFTVYVRRGCHLCSDMTQALERLRHELGFSYTTVDIDRDPALASRYGTRVPVLVGDGEELCYYFLEEERLRAHCGPAASRARE